A genomic segment from Actinomycetes bacterium encodes:
- a CDS encoding ATP-binding cassette domain-containing protein encodes MIRFEHVSVRYPGSDHAVLSGLDLEIPEGELALVVGRTGSGKSTLLRCVNGLVPHFTGGLLTGRVTVDGRDTRDHRPRDLADVVGWVGQDPLAGFVTDTVEEELAYGMESIGVAPDVMRRRVEEVLDVLGMAGERARPLTTLSAGQQQRVAIGSVLTPHPRVLVLDEPTSALDPGAAEEVLALLQRLVHDLGVTVLVAEHRLERVVQYADRVVLVPGGGAPVLSGPPAEVMRTAPVAPPVVELGRLAGWSPLPLSVRDARRRSRDLSERLSAVRPTHPRPDVVPLAAPVVATASGVVVRYGAPAARPALRGVDLELRAGEVVALMGRNGAGKSTLLSALVGLRRPDGGTIRVGPDAADAADPHALAAADLVRRVGMVPQEPGDLLYADSVAEECRAADGDADASPGTALAVFADLVPGVDPATHPRDLSEGQRLALALAVVLAGRPPLVLLDEPTRGLDYPGKERLVGVLRRLAAAGHAVLLATHDVELAATLTDRTVVLADGEVVSDGPSREVVVASPAFAPQVAKVLAPQPWLTVAEVAHALRAG; translated from the coding sequence GTGATCCGCTTCGAGCACGTGTCGGTGCGCTACCCGGGCAGCGACCACGCCGTGCTGTCCGGCCTCGACCTGGAGATCCCCGAGGGCGAGCTCGCGCTGGTCGTCGGCCGCACCGGCTCCGGCAAGTCCACCCTGCTGCGCTGCGTCAACGGGCTGGTCCCGCACTTCACCGGAGGCCTGCTCACCGGCCGGGTCACCGTCGACGGCCGCGACACCCGCGACCATCGGCCGCGCGACCTGGCCGACGTCGTCGGCTGGGTCGGCCAGGACCCGCTGGCCGGCTTCGTCACCGACACCGTCGAGGAGGAGCTCGCCTACGGCATGGAGTCGATCGGCGTCGCGCCCGACGTGATGCGCCGCCGGGTCGAGGAGGTGCTCGACGTCCTCGGCATGGCCGGCGAGCGGGCCCGGCCACTGACCACCCTGTCCGCGGGGCAGCAGCAGCGGGTGGCGATCGGCTCGGTCCTCACCCCGCACCCGCGGGTGCTGGTGCTCGACGAGCCCACCTCGGCGCTGGACCCGGGCGCGGCCGAGGAGGTGCTGGCGCTGCTGCAGCGCCTGGTGCACGACCTCGGCGTCACCGTGCTGGTGGCCGAGCACCGTCTCGAGCGGGTCGTGCAGTACGCCGACCGGGTCGTCCTCGTGCCGGGCGGGGGCGCCCCGGTGCTGAGCGGCCCGCCCGCGGAGGTCATGCGGACCGCCCCGGTGGCGCCGCCGGTGGTCGAGCTCGGCCGGCTGGCCGGCTGGTCGCCGCTGCCGCTGTCGGTGCGCGACGCCCGCCGCCGGTCGCGCGACCTGTCCGAGCGGCTGTCGGCCGTACGCCCGACGCACCCCAGACCAGACGTCGTCCCCCTGGCGGCGCCGGTCGTCGCCACGGCGTCCGGCGTCGTCGTGCGGTACGGCGCGCCCGCCGCCCGCCCGGCCCTGCGCGGGGTGGACCTCGAGCTGCGGGCCGGCGAGGTGGTCGCACTGATGGGCCGCAACGGTGCCGGCAAGTCGACCCTGCTGTCGGCGCTGGTCGGGCTGCGCCGGCCGGACGGCGGCACGATACGGGTCGGGCCGGACGCTGCCGACGCCGCCGACCCGCACGCGCTGGCAGCCGCTGACCTGGTGCGCCGGGTGGGCATGGTGCCCCAGGAGCCCGGCGACCTGCTCTACGCCGACAGTGTGGCGGAGGAGTGCCGGGCCGCCGACGGCGACGCCGATGCCTCCCCTGGCACGGCGCTGGCGGTCTTCGCCGACCTGGTGCCCGGCGTCGACCCGGCGACCCACCCGCGCGACCTGTCCGAGGGACAGCGGCTGGCGCTCGCGCTGGCCGTCGTGCTCGCCGGGCGGCCACCGCTGGTGCTGCTCGACGAGCCGACGCGCGGCCTGGACTACCCCGGCAAGGAGCGGCTGGTAGGGGTCCTGCGCCGGCTGGCCGCGGCCGGGCACGCCGTCCTGCTCGCCACCCACGACGTCGAGCTCGCGGCGACACTGACCGACCGCACCGTGGTGCTCGCCGACGGCGAGGTCGTCAGCGACGGTCCGTCGCGTGAGGTGGTCGTCGCGTCGCCGGCCTTCGCCCCCCAGGTCGCCAAGGTGCTCGCGCCGCAGCCGTGGCTGACCGTGGCCGAGGTCGCGCACGCCCTGCGGGCCGGGTGA
- a CDS encoding nicotinate-nucleotide--dimethylbenzimidazole phosphoribosyltransferase translates to MSSGTAAEQPAARERVDAVLSAITRPDGQSRLAARERLLARPARGRLDELGVWVAGVQSPDEPGTVRPLERVRMLLLGADHGVADAGVSARPAGSTEELVRATVAGDSAPARVASGVDVDVRPLLLDGTTARVDTTDASTVDDTLAALLAGVALADAEADAGTDAIVLAAAGRGLGTVASALVGLLTKRDASAVTSRGPVLDDALWMRRAAVVRDTMRRGRPLLGDHVGLLSAVGGPGLATATGLLLGAAARRTPVLLDGVATSAAALLAQRMAFRAADWWLASHRSPEPGHSVALDRLGLDPVLDLQVRQEDGVGALLAVPVLRAAAELAAT, encoded by the coding sequence GTGAGCAGCGGCACCGCGGCCGAGCAACCCGCCGCCAGGGAGCGCGTCGACGCGGTGCTGTCGGCGATCACCCGGCCGGACGGGCAGTCCCGGCTGGCGGCCCGCGAGCGCCTGCTCGCCCGGCCGGCCCGCGGCCGCCTCGACGAGCTCGGCGTGTGGGTGGCCGGCGTGCAGTCGCCGGACGAGCCCGGCACGGTGCGGCCGCTGGAGCGGGTGCGGATGCTGCTGCTCGGGGCCGACCACGGCGTCGCGGACGCCGGCGTGTCCGCCCGGCCCGCCGGGTCGACGGAGGAGCTCGTGCGGGCGACCGTCGCCGGGGACTCGGCGCCGGCGAGGGTGGCGTCGGGAGTCGATGTCGACGTACGCCCTCTGCTGCTCGACGGGACGACGGCACGGGTCGACACCACCGACGCGTCAACCGTCGACGACACCCTCGCGGCGCTGCTCGCCGGGGTGGCGCTGGCCGACGCGGAGGCGGACGCCGGCACCGACGCGATCGTGCTCGCGGCCGCCGGCCGGGGGCTGGGCACCGTCGCGTCCGCGCTGGTCGGCCTGCTGACCAAGCGCGACGCGTCGGCGGTGACCAGCCGCGGTCCGGTGCTCGACGACGCGCTGTGGATGCGGCGGGCCGCTGTCGTCCGCGACACGATGCGGCGCGGCCGGCCGCTGCTCGGCGACCATGTCGGCCTGCTGTCCGCCGTCGGCGGTCCCGGCCTCGCGACGGCGACCGGCCTGCTGCTCGGCGCCGCGGCGAGACGGACCCCGGTGCTGCTCGACGGCGTCGCGACCTCGGCGGCGGCGCTGTTGGCGCAGCGGATGGCCTTCCGCGCCGCCGACTGGTGGCTCGCGTCCCACCGCAGCCCCGAGCCGGGGCACTCCGTCGCGCTCGACCGGCTCGGGCTGGACCCGGTGCTGGACCTGCAGGTCCGCCAGGAGGACGGGGTCGGTGCCCTGCTCGCCGTGCCGGTGCTGCGGGCCGCCGCCGAGCTCGCCGCGACCTGA
- a CDS encoding leucyl aminopeptidase, which yields MSTVSLTSSKPAGLKVDALVVGVAKDPDAKGGHGITLAAGAEEVDKAFKGRLAATLAALGATGKADEVTKIASLGAVSAPVVVAVGLGEAPKGSGRRAGATYAHEVLRRAAGAAARALAGTANVGLALPAADETEVAAVAEGALLGAYTYTRYRAATSAAQKAPVEKFTLVASSPRDRAVKAAVTRAAAVVDSVNLTRDWVNTPPGDLPPAEFAALATAAAKQAGLTVEVLDEKVLTKGGYGGIMGVGQGSSRPPRLVRVSYKAGRGKPSLGLVGKGITFDSGGLSLKPAAAMEWMKSDMGGAAAVLAAVVAVARLGLDVNVTAWAPMAENMPSGTAQRPSDVLTTYGGKTVEVLNTDAEGRLILADALVRAGEESPDVLVDVATLTGAQLVALGSRTAAIMANDDDLRTAIGAAADAAGELMWPMPLPVELRASMDSPVADIANMGDKYGGMLVAGLFLKDFVKDGQRWAHLDIAGPSWNAGTAHDYTPKGGTGHGVRTLVRLAEDLARGAV from the coding sequence GTGAGCACCGTCTCCCTCACCAGCAGCAAGCCGGCCGGCCTCAAGGTCGACGCCCTCGTGGTGGGGGTCGCCAAGGACCCGGACGCCAAGGGAGGGCACGGCATCACGCTGGCCGCCGGCGCCGAGGAGGTCGACAAGGCGTTCAAGGGGCGGCTCGCCGCGACGCTGGCCGCCCTCGGGGCGACGGGCAAGGCCGACGAGGTCACCAAGATCGCCTCGCTGGGCGCCGTGTCGGCGCCGGTCGTCGTCGCCGTCGGCCTGGGGGAAGCGCCCAAGGGCTCGGGCCGCCGAGCCGGCGCGACGTACGCCCACGAGGTGCTCCGCCGGGCTGCCGGTGCTGCCGCCCGCGCGCTCGCCGGCACCGCCAACGTCGGCCTGGCGCTGCCGGCCGCGGACGAGACCGAGGTCGCGGCCGTCGCCGAGGGAGCGCTGCTCGGGGCGTACACCTACACGCGCTACCGGGCGGCCACCTCGGCCGCGCAGAAGGCGCCGGTCGAGAAGTTCACGCTGGTGGCCTCCTCGCCGCGGGACCGGGCCGTCAAGGCCGCGGTGACCCGGGCGGCCGCGGTCGTCGACTCGGTCAACCTGACCCGCGACTGGGTCAACACGCCGCCCGGCGACCTGCCGCCGGCGGAGTTCGCGGCGCTGGCGACCGCGGCGGCCAAGCAGGCCGGCCTGACGGTCGAGGTGCTCGACGAGAAGGTCCTGACGAAGGGCGGCTACGGGGGGATCATGGGCGTCGGCCAGGGCTCGTCCCGTCCGCCGCGCCTGGTCCGCGTCTCCTACAAGGCCGGCCGGGGCAAGCCGAGCCTGGGCCTCGTGGGCAAGGGCATCACCTTCGACTCCGGCGGCCTGTCGCTCAAGCCGGCCGCCGCGATGGAGTGGATGAAGTCCGACATGGGCGGGGCCGCGGCCGTGCTCGCAGCGGTCGTTGCGGTCGCCCGCCTCGGCCTGGACGTCAACGTCACCGCGTGGGCGCCGATGGCCGAGAACATGCCGTCCGGCACGGCGCAGCGCCCGTCGGACGTCCTGACGACGTACGGCGGCAAGACGGTCGAGGTGCTCAACACCGACGCCGAGGGACGGCTGATCCTGGCCGACGCCCTCGTCCGGGCCGGCGAGGAGAGCCCCGACGTGCTCGTCGACGTAGCCACGCTGACCGGGGCGCAGCTGGTCGCCCTGGGCAGCCGGACCGCGGCGATCATGGCCAACGACGACGACCTGCGCACCGCCATCGGTGCCGCCGCCGACGCCGCCGGCGAGCTGATGTGGCCGATGCCGCTGCCCGTCGAGCTGCGCGCGTCGATGGACTCGCCGGTGGCCGACATCGCCAACATGGGTGACAAGTACGGCGGCATGCTGGTCGCCGGGCTCTTCCTCAAGGACTTCGTCAAGGACGGCCAGCGCTGGGCGCACCTCGACATCGCCGGGCCGTCGTGGAACGCCGGCACCGCCCACGACTACACGCCCAAGGGCGGCACCGGCCACGGGGTACGCACGCTGGTCCGGCTGGCGGAGGACCTGGCCCGCGGCGCCGTCTGA
- a CDS encoding ECF transporter S component codes for MSQVAVRRPPRLPAAVRVRPRAAVALTVVSALGVVAFCWPLVVEPGSALAGNATAPWLFVALLPLLLAVVLAEVADGGMDAKAVAVLGVLAAVGAALRPLGGGAAGFEPVFFLLVLAGRALGRGFGLVLGSVTLFASALLTAGVGPWLPFQMIAAGWVGFLAGCLPPLRGRAEVAILTAYGAVAGLLYGLLMNLQLWPFAVGLESQLSYVAGDPVTENLGRFLAFTLATSLGFDIPRAVTTAVLVALTARPVLRALRRAGRRAQFGAVGRFEDAR; via the coding sequence ATGAGCCAGGTCGCCGTCCGCCGTCCGCCGCGGCTGCCCGCGGCGGTCCGGGTCCGTCCCCGGGCCGCGGTCGCGCTGACCGTCGTCAGCGCCCTCGGCGTGGTGGCGTTCTGCTGGCCGCTCGTCGTGGAGCCCGGGTCCGCCCTGGCCGGCAACGCGACGGCCCCGTGGCTGTTCGTGGCGCTGCTGCCGCTGCTGCTGGCGGTCGTGCTCGCCGAGGTCGCCGACGGGGGCATGGACGCCAAGGCGGTCGCCGTGCTGGGCGTGCTGGCCGCGGTCGGGGCGGCGCTGCGGCCGCTCGGCGGTGGCGCGGCCGGGTTCGAGCCGGTGTTCTTCCTCCTGGTGCTGGCCGGCCGGGCGCTCGGTCGCGGGTTCGGGCTGGTGCTGGGGTCGGTGACGCTGTTCGCCAGCGCCCTGCTCACGGCGGGGGTCGGTCCGTGGCTGCCGTTCCAGATGATCGCGGCCGGCTGGGTCGGCTTCCTCGCCGGCTGCCTGCCCCCGCTGCGCGGGCGGGCCGAGGTCGCGATACTCACCGCCTACGGCGCCGTCGCCGGCCTGCTCTACGGGCTGCTGATGAACCTCCAGCTGTGGCCCTTCGCGGTGGGCCTGGAGAGCCAGCTGTCCTACGTCGCCGGCGACCCGGTGACCGAGAACCTGGGCCGCTTCCTCGCCTTCACACTGGCCACCTCCCTGGGCTTCGACATCCCGCGGGCCGTGACCACCGCGGTGCTCGTCGCCCTCACCGCCCGGCCGGTGCTGCGCGCCCTGCGCCGGGCCGGGCGCAGGGCGCAGTTCGGCGCGGTCGGCCGCTTCGAGGACGCCCGGTGA
- a CDS encoding shikimate kinase, producing the protein MTGDRSARRAGTRVLLLGMMGAGKTSVGEEIAARTGWAYRDNDSLVGELAGLPTAELLERDGVDALRDTESAALRRAVDDPGPLVAGVAGGVVEREADVELLRRTDALVVYLHAPLDVLVERVGDGGGRPFLQPDPATALRRLFDGREPLYRQVADLVVDTSQGTPADHASQVLAAVPA; encoded by the coding sequence ATGACCGGCGACCGGTCGGCCCGCCGGGCGGGCACCCGGGTGCTGCTGCTCGGGATGATGGGCGCCGGCAAGACCTCGGTCGGCGAGGAGATCGCGGCGCGCACCGGCTGGGCCTACCGCGACAACGACTCGCTGGTCGGTGAGCTCGCCGGGCTGCCCACGGCCGAGCTGCTGGAGCGGGACGGGGTCGACGCCCTGCGCGACACCGAGTCCGCGGCGCTGCGACGGGCGGTCGACGACCCGGGGCCGCTGGTCGCCGGCGTCGCCGGGGGAGTCGTGGAGCGGGAGGCAGACGTCGAGCTGCTGCGACGTACCGACGCCCTGGTCGTCTACCTGCACGCCCCCCTCGACGTGCTCGTGGAGCGGGTCGGCGACGGCGGCGGGCGCCCCTTCCTGCAGCCCGACCCGGCGACTGCGCTGCGGCGGCTGTTCGATGGACGGGAGCCCCTCTACCGCCAGGTGGCCGACCTGGTCGTCGACACCTCGCAAGGCACCCCCGCCGACCACGCCAGCCAGGTGCTCGCAGCCGTGCCTGCGTGA
- the lpdA gene encoding dihydrolipoyl dehydrogenase: protein MADSAGTQSGQNGPFDVVVLGGGSGGYACALRAAQLGMKVALIEKGELGGTCLHRGCIPTKALLHAAEVADSSRESEQFGVRTSFEGIDMPAVNEYKDGVVARLYKGLQGLVKSRKITFVQGMGRLVSPTAVEVDGQRLEGRHVVLATGSYAKSLPGLDVDGSRVITSDQALKLDKVPASVVVLGGGVIGCEFASVWKSFGAEVTIVEALPHLVPLEDEQSSKMLERAFRKRKIAFELGARFSGVEKSENGVKVSLENGKTIEAELLLVAVGRGPTSQELGYEQVGLEMERGFVKVDAHCQTNVPTISAVGDLVPTLQLAHVGFGEGIMVAERLAGLEPAPIDYDGVPRVTYSEPEVASVGITEARAKEKYGDDGIETLTYDLAGNGKSQILKTAGFVKLVRQKDGPVVGIHMVGSRVGELVAEAQLIYGWEAYPDDVASLVHAHPTQTEAVGEAHLALAGKPLHAHG, encoded by the coding sequence GTGGCGGACAGCGCCGGCACCCAGAGCGGGCAGAACGGACCTTTCGACGTCGTCGTCCTGGGCGGCGGCAGCGGCGGCTACGCCTGCGCCCTGCGCGCGGCCCAGCTGGGCATGAAGGTCGCCCTGATCGAGAAGGGCGAGCTCGGCGGCACCTGCCTGCACCGCGGCTGCATCCCGACCAAGGCCCTGCTGCACGCGGCCGAGGTGGCCGACTCGAGCCGCGAGAGCGAGCAGTTCGGCGTCCGCACCAGCTTCGAGGGCATCGACATGCCCGCGGTCAACGAGTACAAGGACGGCGTCGTCGCCCGGCTCTACAAGGGCCTGCAGGGCCTGGTGAAGAGCCGCAAGATCACCTTCGTGCAGGGCATGGGCCGGCTGGTCAGCCCCACCGCGGTGGAGGTCGACGGGCAGCGGTTAGAGGGCAGGCACGTCGTCCTGGCCACCGGGTCGTACGCCAAGAGCCTGCCCGGCCTGGACGTCGACGGCTCCCGGGTGATCACCAGCGACCAGGCGCTCAAGCTGGACAAGGTCCCCGCTTCCGTCGTCGTCCTGGGCGGCGGGGTGATCGGCTGCGAGTTCGCCAGCGTCTGGAAGTCCTTCGGCGCCGAGGTCACCATCGTCGAGGCGCTGCCCCACCTGGTGCCGCTCGAGGACGAACAGTCGTCGAAGATGCTCGAGCGCGCCTTCCGCAAGCGCAAGATCGCCTTCGAGCTCGGGGCCCGGTTCTCCGGGGTCGAGAAGTCGGAGAACGGCGTCAAGGTCTCCCTGGAGAACGGCAAGACCATCGAGGCCGAGCTGCTGCTGGTGGCCGTCGGTCGCGGCCCGACGTCGCAGGAGCTCGGCTACGAGCAGGTGGGCCTCGAGATGGAGCGCGGCTTCGTCAAGGTCGACGCGCACTGCCAGACCAACGTCCCCACCATCTCCGCGGTCGGTGACCTGGTCCCCACGCTGCAGCTGGCGCACGTCGGCTTCGGCGAGGGGATCATGGTCGCCGAGCGGCTGGCAGGTCTCGAGCCCGCGCCGATCGACTACGACGGCGTGCCGCGGGTGACCTACTCCGAGCCCGAGGTCGCGTCGGTGGGCATCACCGAGGCGCGGGCCAAGGAGAAGTACGGCGACGACGGCATCGAGACCCTCACCTACGACCTGGCCGGCAACGGCAAGAGCCAGATCCTCAAGACGGCCGGCTTCGTCAAGCTGGTCCGGCAGAAGGACGGCCCGGTCGTCGGCATCCACATGGTCGGCAGCCGGGTCGGCGAGCTGGTCGCAGAGGCGCAGCTGATCTACGGCTGGGAGGCCTACCCGGACGACGTCGCCTCACTGGTGCACGCGCACCCGACCCAGACGGAGGCGGTCGGCGAGGCCCACCTGGCGCTGGCCGGCAAGCCGCTGCACGCCCACGGCTGA
- a CDS encoding energy-coupling factor transporter transmembrane component T, with amino-acid sequence MPAALRPLRSLHPGAWWLWATGLAAAASRTTNPLLLGLVLAVAGWVVAARRTQAPWSRAYGFYLRMGIAVVAIRVVFAALFGAPVPGHVLVTLPEVTLPDWAAGVRLGGEVTLEGVAGAVYAGLQLATMLACVGAANALANPRRLLRAVPGALYEVGVAVVVALSFTPQLLEGVTRVRAARRLRGRRHTGLRGLRGVAMPVLEGALERSVELAAAMDARGFGRTATSDAHVHRAGSGAVTLAGLLGVCAGLYGLLDAQSPVALGLPLLTLGAATATVGLWLGGRRSTRSRYRPDPWGLPEWLVSACGVTAAATAVVASTVSPDAMNPSTSPLVVPTLPLLAVAGLLVAALPAWLAPAPDDFGGDR; translated from the coding sequence GTGCCGGCCGCGCTGCGGCCGCTGCGCTCGCTGCACCCTGGTGCCTGGTGGCTCTGGGCGACCGGGCTCGCGGCCGCCGCGAGCCGCACCACCAACCCGCTGCTGCTCGGCCTGGTGCTCGCCGTCGCGGGTTGGGTGGTTGCCGCCCGGCGGACCCAGGCGCCGTGGAGCCGGGCCTACGGGTTCTACCTGCGGATGGGCATCGCCGTCGTGGCGATCAGGGTGGTCTTCGCGGCGCTGTTCGGTGCGCCGGTGCCTGGCCACGTGCTGGTCACGCTGCCCGAGGTGACGCTGCCGGACTGGGCGGCGGGTGTGCGGCTCGGCGGCGAGGTGACGCTCGAGGGCGTCGCCGGTGCGGTGTACGCGGGGCTGCAGCTGGCCACCATGCTGGCCTGCGTGGGTGCCGCGAACGCGCTGGCCAACCCGCGCCGGCTGCTCCGGGCCGTGCCGGGTGCGCTCTACGAGGTGGGGGTCGCTGTCGTGGTGGCGCTGTCATTCACACCTCAGCTGCTCGAGGGCGTCACCCGGGTGCGGGCCGCGCGGCGGCTGCGCGGGCGTAGGCACACCGGCCTGCGCGGGCTGAGGGGCGTCGCGATGCCGGTGCTCGAGGGCGCGCTCGAGCGGTCGGTCGAGCTGGCCGCCGCCATGGACGCCCGCGGGTTCGGCCGCACGGCCACCAGCGACGCCCACGTGCACCGGGCCGGGTCCGGCGCGGTGACGCTGGCCGGTCTGCTGGGAGTGTGCGCCGGTCTCTACGGGCTGCTCGACGCGCAGTCGCCGGTGGCGCTCGGCCTGCCGCTGCTGACTCTCGGCGCGGCGACCGCCACCGTCGGCCTGTGGCTGGGTGGCCGGCGCTCGACCCGCAGCCGCTACCGCCCCGACCCATGGGGGCTGCCCGAGTGGCTGGTCAGCGCCTGCGGCGTCACCGCCGCGGCCACCGCGGTCGTCGCGTCGACCGTGTCGCCGGACGCGATGAACCCCTCCACGTCACCGCTGGTGGTGCCGACCCTGCCGCTGCTGGCAGTGGCCGGGCTGCTGGTGGCCGCCCTGCCGGCCTGGCTGGCCCCGGCGCCGGACGACTTCGGTGGTGACCGGTGA
- the gcvT gene encoding glycine cleavage system aminomethyltransferase GcvT: MSDQNGGLRTSPVNDRHVALGAKMADFGGWSMPIEYPAGGVVREHTAVRDAVGLFDVSHLGKAVVRGPGAAGFLNTCLTNDLGRIGPGRAQYTLCCDDPTGGVVDDLIAYFRADDEVFLIPNAANTAEVVRRLQATAPEGVQVVDLHERHGVLAVQGPRSDDVLGALGLPHGHGYMSFEAVDWRGMEVVVCRTGYTGERGYELVPRWEDTVAVWDAVLEAGEPFGIRPCGLGARDTLRTEMGYPLHGQDLSMDITPVQARTGWAVGWKKDAFWGRDVLLAEKEAGPRRTLWGLEGLERAIPRSHMSVASADGAAVGEVTSGTFSPSRKVGIALALLDRSVTEGDEVSVDVRGRSARFRVVRPPFVAASPA, from the coding sequence ATGAGCGACCAGAACGGTGGGCTGCGGACGTCTCCGGTGAACGACCGGCACGTGGCGCTCGGCGCCAAGATGGCGGACTTCGGCGGCTGGTCGATGCCGATCGAGTACCCCGCCGGGGGCGTGGTGCGCGAGCACACCGCGGTCCGGGACGCGGTCGGGCTCTTCGACGTGTCACACCTAGGCAAGGCGGTCGTCCGCGGACCGGGGGCCGCCGGTTTTCTCAACACCTGCCTGACCAACGACCTGGGCCGCATCGGGCCCGGCCGGGCGCAGTACACGCTGTGCTGCGACGACCCGACCGGCGGCGTCGTCGACGACCTGATCGCCTACTTCCGGGCGGACGACGAGGTCTTCCTCATCCCCAACGCGGCCAACACCGCCGAGGTGGTGCGCCGGCTGCAGGCGACCGCGCCCGAGGGCGTGCAGGTCGTCGACCTGCACGAGCGGCACGGCGTGCTCGCCGTGCAGGGTCCGCGCAGCGACGACGTGCTCGGTGCGCTCGGCCTGCCGCACGGGCACGGCTACATGTCCTTCGAGGCGGTCGACTGGCGCGGCATGGAAGTCGTGGTCTGCCGCACCGGCTACACCGGCGAGCGCGGCTACGAGCTGGTGCCGCGGTGGGAGGACACCGTCGCGGTGTGGGACGCCGTGCTCGAGGCGGGCGAGCCCTTCGGCATCCGGCCGTGCGGCCTGGGTGCCCGCGACACGCTGCGCACCGAGATGGGCTACCCGCTGCACGGCCAGGACCTGTCGATGGACATCACGCCGGTCCAGGCACGCACCGGCTGGGCGGTCGGCTGGAAGAAGGACGCCTTCTGGGGACGCGACGTGCTGCTCGCGGAGAAGGAGGCCGGGCCGCGCCGCACGCTGTGGGGGCTGGAGGGCCTCGAGCGCGCGATCCCGCGGTCGCACATGTCAGTGGCGTCGGCGGACGGCGCAGCGGTCGGTGAGGTGACGAGCGGGACGTTCTCGCCCAGCCGCAAGGTCGGCATCGCCCTCGCCCTGCTCGACCGCTCGGTGACGGAGGGGGACGAGGTGTCGGTCGACGTGCGCGGCCGGTCCGCGCGGTTCCGGGTCGTCAGGCCGCCGTTCGTGGCCGCCTCCCCGGCATGA